TTTGAAGTAGGAAATGAAATATTTCTCCGACATACCTGCCATTACAGCAAGTTCCCGCGCACGGAGCGGCATATGTATTTGTTCTTGAATATGATCCAGTACAGGCTGAAGGGATTGCAGGCTCGTAATTCTTTTGCGTTCGGGAGCAGGGTTAGCGAATTGGCCTACATATTCTCCTTGCTCATAACATTCCAGGATCTTAGCGACTAAGATCGTAAGGCAGCCTTTTAAATGAATTCCTGACATGGATGAGCCAAGCTGATGTTCCTTATAAGCTTTCAAGAACAGGCTGATTTCCTCTGGGACAAGAGTGCTTGCCATGACACCCGCCAGCTGAAACTGATCCAAGATTCGAAGCTGATCCCCCAAACCAAAGTCAAAATGGGTGTAGAGAAACCTGCAATCGTCGCCAAGATTCGAAGCGGTGTAAGCTACCTTTGGATTAAAGAGAACTAAATCTCCGGCTGAGGCCAAATGTACGGAATCATTTGTGCGAATCTCAATCTGCCCTTCTTGGACGTACCACAAGTCGTAATCATGATGCTGCTTGGTCTCGATCCAACCACTCAAATGATGAACTTCTCTGCATGAATTAATTCGCAGCACGATATGCTCTGATAAATCTCTGAAAATACTGAAGTTATTCATATTCACATTCTCCCATACCATTAGACATATCACTTGTATATTCAATATATCATAGGTTACTAATGGTATATCATTATCGTACTAAATGACATGTTTAGAATACTCTGAGGCATTCAGATATTGAATGTTCAATTCTAAAATATAGTTATTGAATGGAGGAGATGATGTCATGAGTATTCAAAATCCGAAAGTCGTCGTGCTCGGCGCAGGAAGCTTGTTTTTTGGACGGCAGTCGATCTGGCAAATGGTTCATTCCGAGCATCTGAACACAGGGACGCTTGCCTTGGTGGATACGAATGAAGAGCGCTTGCACAAGCTGGTTCAGCTCGCCAAGATGGTTGTACAGGCGAATAAGGTAGATCTGAAGATTGAGGGCTCCACAGATCGCAGGCTCGTGCTGAAGGATGCAGACTTTGTCGTACTCAGCTTCGCAGAGGATACCGTAAAGTATCGGGGCATCGATTGCGCCATCTCCGAGAAATATGGGATTCGAATGTGTTCAGGAGATACCATTGGACCCGGCGGTATATTTCGGGCGATGCGTGAGCTGCCTGTCATCATGGAATGTGCTAAGGACATTGAAGAGCTCTGTCCAGAAGCATGGGTGATCAATTACATTAATCCTTCTACCGTACATGGAATTGCGTTAAATAGGTATGCGCCA
This sequence is a window from Paenibacillus urinalis. Protein-coding genes within it:
- a CDS encoding AraC family transcriptional regulator translates to MNNFSIFRDLSEHIVLRINSCREVHHLSGWIETKQHHDYDLWYVQEGQIEIRTNDSVHLASAGDLVLFNPKVAYTASNLGDDCRFLYTHFDFGLGDQLRILDQFQLAGVMASTLVPEEISLFLKAYKEHQLGSSMSGIHLKGCLTILVAKILECYEQGEYVGQFANPAPERKRITSLQSLQPVLDHIQEQIHMPLRARELAVMAGMSEKYFISYFKQALGITPGLYIYQLKMNRARELLYSKQYTVQQIAGLLGYPDPYSFSKAFKKYYNVPPSKFD